In Setaria italica strain Yugu1 chromosome IX, Setaria_italica_v2.0, whole genome shotgun sequence, the genomic stretch ATGGGTCCATCGTGAGAGTTACGTGGATCCAATCTGAGTACGAAAAGTTTTTAATTGTTTTcgatatttttatatatatagatatagataaaCCATTGTTTTTGTAAAAGAAActtatttttttacttttttaggGAACCGTCAAAACTTATTGAGTTGTTGATGCGATTCGGCCCATCCATCCATAGCCATTGGGCCTCGTTTTACAATCTCATCCCCCAGGCCCGGCCCACTACGCGCAcgcattccttttcttttcccctatCCCCCTCACACAAGTCGGTCTTCACCGTCGCTCGGGTCAGTCTCCTCTCCCAGATCTATCCCGTCGTCCCCGGCGGACGATCCCCCAtggcgcctcctccaccgcacccccgcctgctcctcctccctctcctgcttctcgccgccgcagccgcctccaCGGCGAGGGCCGACGACCTGGTGGCGGAGCTCCAGTCCCTACGCGCGCGGTCCCCGTCCGGCGTGATCCACCTCACCGACACCTCCGTCACCCGCTTCCTCTCCGccccctccgcgcgccgcccctaCTCCGTGCTCGTCTTCTTCGACGCAGCCTCGCTCCACTCCAAGACCGACCTCCACCTGCCCCAGCTCCGCACCGAGTTCGCGCTCCTCTCCGCCTCCTTCCTCGCCCACAACCCCGGCTCCGGTGACCTCTTCTTCGCCGACATCGAGTTCGCCGAGTCGCAGCACTCCTTCCACCAGTTCGGCGTCAACTCGCTGCCCCACGTCCGCCTCGTCCGCCCCGAGCACGCCAGCCTCGGCGGATCCGAGCAGATGGACCAGTCCCACTTCTCCCGCCTCGCCGACTCCATGGCCGAGTTCATCGAGTCCCGCACGGGCCTCGAGATCGGGCCCATcgtccgcccgccgctcctctcCCGCAACCAGATCAT encodes the following:
- the LOC101774710 gene encoding probable dolichyl-diphosphooligosaccharide--protein glycosyltransferase subunit 3, encoding MAPPPPHPRLLLLPLLLLAAAAASTARADDLVAELQSLRARSPSGVIHLTDTSVTRFLSAPSARRPYSVLVFFDAASLHSKTDLHLPQLRTEFALLSASFLAHNPGSGDLFFADIEFAESQHSFHQFGVNSLPHVRLVRPEHASLGGSEQMDQSHFSRLADSMAEFIESRTGLEIGPIVRPPLLSRNQIILLGILFLISIPFMIKRIIDGETLLHDRRVWMAGALFVYFFSVSGGMYGIIRHTPMFLTDRSDPNKLVFFYQGSGMQLGAEGFAVGFLYTLVGLMIAGVTHLLVRVESLQTQRFAMLAVMAIGWWAVRKVIYLDNWKTGYSIHTFWPSSWR